One Actinoplanes missouriensis 431 DNA segment encodes these proteins:
- a CDS encoding SGNH/GDSL hydrolase family protein, with the protein MRRRTLLASSGFAASGLLLTRGRDQLSRWTHTWTAMPQLTEPHNMPPAPFDRLADTTLRQTVRVTAGGRRLRVRYSNAFGTADLPITAAAVALPVGNQAGMSAIRPGSSRPLTFGGSPSVVVPVGAQIVSDPVDLPVLAAANLTLTTYLRDGIATAELTSHPGSRTTSWLVKGDQHTALDLAGATGSDHWYLISGVEVLAGASGLVLLGDSLTDGRGSTTNGNNRWPDQLFDRLRDPELAVLNQAAGGNRVLRDGLGPNALARLDRDVLSTSGARWLLVFEGVNDIGVAPATVADQQRITAELIGAYRQIMLRAQAAGLRAYGATLTPFGGNIYDDAEGLRERSRQAVNAAIRGGLFDAVVDFDAAVRDPAAPARLAGPYDTGDHLHLNPTGYGALAAAVPRRLLR; encoded by the coding sequence ATGCGACGCCGCACACTGCTCGCCTCGTCCGGGTTCGCCGCCTCCGGCCTCCTCCTGACCCGAGGCAGGGATCAACTCTCCCGCTGGACGCACACCTGGACGGCGATGCCGCAGCTCACCGAGCCGCACAACATGCCACCCGCGCCCTTCGATCGTCTCGCCGACACCACGCTGCGGCAGACCGTGCGGGTCACCGCCGGCGGGCGCCGGTTGCGTGTGCGGTACTCCAACGCGTTCGGCACCGCCGACCTGCCGATCACCGCGGCGGCTGTCGCGCTGCCCGTCGGTAACCAGGCCGGCATGTCCGCGATCCGGCCGGGCAGCAGCCGGCCGCTCACCTTCGGCGGTAGCCCGTCGGTGGTGGTTCCGGTCGGTGCGCAGATAGTCTCCGACCCGGTCGACCTGCCGGTGCTGGCCGCCGCCAACCTCACTCTCACCACCTACCTGCGCGACGGCATCGCTACCGCAGAACTGACCTCGCATCCCGGATCGCGGACCACATCGTGGCTGGTCAAGGGCGACCAGCACACCGCGCTGGACCTCGCCGGCGCCACCGGGTCCGACCACTGGTACCTGATCAGCGGCGTCGAAGTCCTCGCCGGAGCGTCCGGTCTCGTGCTGCTCGGCGACTCGCTGACCGACGGCCGGGGCTCCACCACGAACGGCAACAATCGATGGCCCGACCAGCTCTTCGACCGGCTGCGCGATCCGGAACTGGCAGTGCTCAACCAGGCAGCGGGCGGCAACCGGGTGCTGCGGGACGGGCTCGGACCCAACGCGCTCGCCCGGCTCGACCGTGACGTCCTCTCCACCAGCGGCGCGCGGTGGCTGCTGGTCTTCGAGGGCGTGAACGACATCGGCGTCGCCCCGGCCACCGTCGCCGATCAGCAGCGGATCACCGCGGAGCTGATCGGCGCCTACCGTCAGATCATGCTGCGTGCCCAGGCGGCGGGGCTGCGAGCCTACGGCGCGACGCTCACCCCGTTCGGCGGCAACATCTACGACGACGCCGAAGGGCTGCGGGAGCGGTCCCGGCAGGCGGTCAACGCGGCGATCCGTGGTGGACTGTTCGACGCGGTGGTGGACTTCGACGCCGCCGTGCGGGACCCGGCCGCGCCGGCCCGCCTTGCCGGGCCTTATGACACCGGAGATCACTTGCATCTCAACCCCACGGGGTACGGAGCACTGGCCGCCGCAGTGCCCCGGCGACTGCTCCGCTGA
- a CDS encoding DUF6069 family protein — protein sequence MTTTQTHKPSLVRRISRPLTIAAGAAGALLLWAVNDPRGGHDLIVDRGVIGPVAVLATALLAGLAAWALLAILERRTRRPARTFRIIAAIVLLLSLAGPLGAGGDLTTTLALIGLHLTVGLALIIGLPARRNCR from the coding sequence ATGACGACGACGCAGACCCACAAACCTTCCCTGGTACGCCGGATCAGCCGTCCCCTGACGATCGCAGCCGGAGCCGCCGGCGCCCTGCTGCTGTGGGCCGTGAACGACCCGCGGGGCGGTCACGACCTCATCGTCGACCGGGGCGTGATCGGCCCGGTGGCCGTCCTGGCGACCGCCCTGCTCGCCGGTCTGGCCGCCTGGGCCCTGCTCGCGATCCTGGAGCGCCGCACCCGCCGGCCGGCCCGGACGTTCCGGATCATCGCCGCGATCGTGCTGCTGCTGTCGCTGGCCGGCCCGCTCGGCGCCGGCGGCGACCTGACCACCACGCTCGCGCTGATCGGCCTGCACCTCACGGTGGGCCTCGCTCTGATCATCGGCCTGCCGGCCCGGCGGAATTGCCGATGA
- a CDS encoding glycosyl hydrolase 115 family protein: MRNRPLILLTALALAVTAAPSVASAQAPIPTSASAHPTAGARGGGSYISTTPGPGRFPLVAAGRAAPIIVDSGDFPGVVRVAGDLHTDLRSATGVSADLRAVAFGVDGEARSAGAGAGAGAGAGAGAGVGVGVGAGATAEVGADAAASLAGGRDPVILGTLGRSALVDRLAAAGKIDTRGIAGKWETSLQQVVENPLPGVRRAFVIAGSDQRGTIFGVYDVSKRIGVSPWHFWDDVPVPHADALYALPGRHTQGTPKVKYRGFFINDENPATGTWAPNYFGPGKAPGYSGGLNAGYYAKVFETMLRLKANYLWPAVWGRAFAEDDPANHETASRYGVVMGTSHEAPMMRGIEEWNRHAKAAVRDANGTIVTPGSDPYGGTGEWSFRRNRDAIVAYWRDGARRMKEQGFEGVITLGMRGNGDVSLPDGDGIDLMSSIIETQRGILAEFGLEEAPQVQTLYKEVQRYWDKGYQPPQDVTVVFCDDNWGNMRKLPHAGLPPRGGGYGLYYHFDYVGDGRNYKWVDTTNLVNTWEQLHLSYSKGVDRLWVVNVGDLKNEEMPTQFFLDYAWNPDALPVSELGAWERKYAAENFGPELAPRIAEVLSEYGRLQSRRKPELLNRRITGDAANVVYNDQENPYTPEEMDAVVAEWQALAAEATRIKRRIPAAARDAYFQLVDYQVQAGANLYELRRAQFTNIRYAAQGRAATNDLAAEAEARFAEDQALSEHYNTRLAGGKWAGWQTQPKIGYGNAARYNNASWQQPQTDDHVALPDEIYPHLKRIEVPAAASMGVESLLPELSPWQSGARRYIEIYNKGTTAFDYRITTGQPWLRVTPSAGRVDEQVRVAVTVDWRKAPGGLTTVPITIEGPGGTQVVQAAVRNPALRPAGFAEAGGYVAINADRYDRRVGDWQLLPDIGKVGNGMAAVTGNGRLEYRMTLTTTGPVKISAHLSPRNNVLPGTGLKYAISVDDQPPQTVDVIAATGADDTTMNRQWARNTSDNVNVTTTTHVIDRPGTHTLTFHAVDPTVILQRLVVDTGGVGYSYLGPAESRRF, encoded by the coding sequence ATGCGGAACCGTCCCCTCATCCTCCTTACCGCCCTCGCGCTGGCCGTTACCGCCGCCCCATCGGTCGCGTCAGCGCAGGCACCCATTCCCACATCCGCGTCAGCGCACCCGACCGCGGGTGCCCGAGGCGGTGGTAGTTACATCTCCACGACGCCCGGCCCTGGTCGCTTCCCGCTCGTTGCCGCCGGCCGCGCCGCGCCCATCATCGTGGACAGCGGCGACTTCCCGGGCGTGGTCCGGGTAGCCGGCGACCTCCACACCGACCTTCGTTCGGCGACCGGCGTCAGCGCCGACCTCCGCGCCGTAGCTTTCGGCGTCGATGGTGAGGCACGCTCGGCCGGAGCCGGAGCCGGAGCCGGAGCCGGAGCCGGAGCCGGAGCCGGGGTCGGGGTAGGGGTCGGGGCCGGAGCCACGGCCGAGGTCGGGGCCGATGCCGCCGCGTCTCTGGCCGGCGGGCGGGATCCGGTCATCCTCGGCACGCTCGGGCGGAGCGCGCTGGTCGACCGGCTTGCCGCCGCTGGCAAGATCGACACGCGGGGGATCGCGGGTAAGTGGGAGACCTCGCTGCAGCAGGTCGTCGAGAACCCGTTGCCGGGCGTCCGGCGCGCCTTCGTGATCGCGGGCAGCGACCAGCGGGGCACGATCTTCGGCGTCTACGACGTCTCGAAACGGATCGGCGTCTCGCCGTGGCACTTCTGGGACGACGTACCGGTGCCGCACGCCGACGCCCTCTACGCACTGCCGGGCCGGCACACCCAGGGCACCCCGAAGGTGAAGTACCGCGGGTTCTTCATCAACGACGAGAACCCGGCGACCGGCACGTGGGCGCCGAACTACTTCGGACCCGGGAAGGCGCCCGGTTACTCCGGCGGCCTGAACGCCGGCTATTACGCCAAGGTCTTCGAAACCATGCTGCGGCTCAAGGCGAACTACCTGTGGCCGGCGGTGTGGGGGCGCGCCTTCGCCGAGGACGACCCGGCCAACCACGAGACGGCCAGCCGTTACGGCGTCGTCATGGGCACCTCGCACGAAGCGCCGATGATGCGTGGCATCGAGGAGTGGAACCGGCACGCGAAAGCGGCGGTCCGCGACGCGAACGGCACGATCGTGACACCCGGCAGCGACCCCTACGGCGGCACCGGTGAATGGAGTTTCCGCCGCAACCGGGACGCGATCGTCGCCTACTGGCGCGATGGCGCGCGGCGGATGAAGGAGCAGGGATTCGAGGGCGTCATCACGCTGGGAATGCGCGGTAACGGCGACGTGAGCCTGCCTGACGGCGACGGCATCGACCTGATGAGCAGCATCATCGAGACGCAGCGCGGCATCCTCGCCGAATTCGGTCTCGAGGAGGCGCCGCAGGTGCAGACCCTCTACAAGGAGGTGCAGCGCTATTGGGACAAGGGCTATCAGCCGCCGCAGGACGTGACAGTCGTCTTCTGCGACGACAACTGGGGAAACATGCGCAAGCTCCCGCACGCCGGTCTGCCGCCGCGCGGCGGAGGCTACGGGCTGTACTACCACTTCGATTACGTCGGTGACGGGCGCAATTACAAGTGGGTGGACACCACCAATCTGGTCAACACCTGGGAGCAGCTGCATCTGTCGTACTCGAAGGGGGTTGACCGGCTCTGGGTCGTCAACGTCGGTGATCTGAAGAACGAGGAGATGCCCACCCAGTTCTTCCTGGACTACGCCTGGAACCCGGATGCTCTGCCAGTGTCGGAGCTCGGGGCCTGGGAGCGGAAGTACGCGGCCGAGAACTTCGGACCGGAGCTGGCGCCGCGCATCGCCGAGGTCCTTTCCGAGTACGGCCGTCTGCAGTCGCGGCGCAAGCCGGAACTGCTGAACCGCCGGATCACCGGGGACGCCGCGAACGTCGTCTACAACGACCAGGAAAACCCGTACACACCCGAGGAAATGGATGCCGTCGTCGCCGAATGGCAGGCCCTCGCCGCGGAGGCCACGCGCATCAAACGCCGGATCCCGGCCGCCGCGCGGGACGCCTATTTCCAGCTCGTCGACTATCAGGTGCAGGCCGGCGCCAATCTGTACGAACTGCGGCGTGCCCAGTTCACCAACATCCGGTACGCCGCGCAGGGCCGGGCCGCCACCAACGATCTCGCGGCCGAGGCGGAGGCCCGGTTCGCCGAGGACCAGGCGCTGAGCGAGCACTACAACACCCGGCTCGCCGGCGGGAAGTGGGCCGGGTGGCAGACCCAACCGAAGATCGGTTACGGCAACGCCGCCCGTTACAACAACGCGTCCTGGCAGCAGCCGCAGACCGACGACCACGTCGCGCTGCCGGACGAGATCTACCCGCATCTCAAGCGGATCGAGGTTCCCGCGGCGGCGTCGATGGGTGTCGAGTCGCTGCTGCCGGAGCTGAGTCCGTGGCAGAGCGGGGCGCGGCGGTACATCGAGATCTACAACAAGGGCACGACCGCATTCGATTACCGGATCACCACGGGACAACCGTGGCTGCGCGTCACCCCGTCTGCGGGGCGGGTGGACGAGCAGGTCCGTGTGGCCGTGACCGTGGACTGGCGGAAGGCCCCGGGCGGGCTGACCACCGTACCCATCACGATTGAAGGCCCGGGAGGCACGCAGGTCGTGCAGGCCGCCGTGCGCAACCCGGCACTCAGGCCGGCGGGTTTCGCCGAGGCCGGGGGATACGTGGCCATCAACGCGGACCGCTACGATCGCCGTGTCGGTGACTGGCAGTTGCTGCCGGACATCGGCAAGGTCGGCAACGGGATGGCTGCCGTGACCGGAAACGGTCGCCTGGAATACCGGATGACACTGACCACGACCGGCCCGGTGAAGATCTCCGCGCACCTGTCCCCGCGCAACAACGTGCTGCCTGGCACGGGTCTGAAGTACGCGATATCCGTTGATGATCAGCCACCGCAGACGGTCGACGTCATCGCCGCGACGGGCGCCGACGACACCACCATGAACCGGCAGTGGGCGCGGAACACCAGTGACAACGTCAACGTGACCACCACGACGCACGTGATCGACCGGCCGGGGACGCACACGCTGACGTTCCACGCCGTCGACCCGACCGTGATCCTGCAGCGGCTCGTGGTTGACACCGGTGGCGTGGGCTACAGCTACCTCGGCCCGGCCGAGAGCAGGAGGTTCTGA
- a CDS encoding sensor histidine kinase: MTDRRRTDRRRIDRRGTDRRGLAIAVAWTMTASGVLVAVSIVSWWSDRATGPLLALDVTTGVLGWMLTPLLLHRPVLATAMLTALAALSPAVTPPATIGALQVARRPRFPVAIGVAAAGVAAHAIQGAWRSNPGMSYGWWLILITIGYGALLGWGAWAQAREALISSLHERARRAEAEQGRRVAEARMLERRKIAHEMHDVLAHRLSLLATFAGAMEYRPDSPPEQLSRAAGVVRDGVHQALEELREVISLLREDEVESDGSRPQPVLADVPRLVEESRDAGTAVQLRSTVEEPGAAPPAVARTAYRVIQEGLTNARKHAAGQPVSVALRGGPGAGLEISLVNPLVVSGAPGFSGGAGLVGLTERVSLAGGRLDHEAIDGEFRLHASLPWPS, translated from the coding sequence GTGACCGACCGTCGCAGAACCGATCGCCGCAGAATCGACCGTCGCGGGACCGATCGGCGCGGGCTTGCCATCGCCGTCGCCTGGACCATGACCGCGTCCGGCGTGCTCGTCGCGGTGTCGATCGTGTCCTGGTGGAGCGATCGGGCCACCGGGCCGCTGCTCGCCCTCGACGTGACGACCGGCGTCCTCGGCTGGATGCTCACCCCGCTGCTGCTCCACCGGCCGGTGCTGGCCACCGCGATGCTCACCGCCCTCGCCGCGCTCTCCCCCGCGGTCACCCCGCCGGCCACGATCGGCGCGTTGCAGGTCGCGCGGCGGCCGCGCTTCCCGGTCGCGATCGGCGTGGCAGCCGCCGGTGTCGCCGCGCACGCGATCCAGGGGGCATGGCGATCCAACCCCGGCATGTCATACGGCTGGTGGCTGATATTGATCACCATTGGGTACGGTGCTCTGCTCGGCTGGGGCGCCTGGGCCCAGGCCCGGGAGGCGCTGATCAGCTCCCTGCACGAACGCGCCCGCCGCGCCGAGGCCGAACAGGGCCGCCGCGTCGCCGAGGCCCGCATGCTGGAACGCCGCAAGATCGCTCACGAGATGCACGACGTGCTCGCCCACCGGCTGTCGCTGCTGGCGACGTTCGCCGGAGCGATGGAGTACCGCCCGGACTCCCCGCCCGAGCAGCTCTCCCGCGCCGCCGGGGTGGTCCGGGACGGGGTACATCAGGCTCTCGAAGAACTCCGCGAGGTGATCTCGCTGCTCCGTGAGGACGAGGTGGAATCCGACGGGAGCCGCCCGCAGCCGGTGCTGGCCGACGTGCCCCGCCTCGTCGAGGAGTCCCGGGACGCCGGAACCGCGGTGCAGCTGCGCTCCACCGTGGAGGAGCCGGGAGCGGCGCCGCCCGCGGTGGCGCGGACCGCGTACCGGGTGATCCAGGAAGGGCTGACCAACGCCCGCAAGCACGCGGCGGGGCAGCCGGTGTCGGTCGCTCTGCGCGGCGGTCCCGGTGCCGGGCTGGAGATCTCGCTGGTCAATCCGCTGGTGGTGTCGGGGGCGCCGGGGTTCTCCGGTGGAGCGGGGCTGGTGGGGTTGACCGAGCGGGTCAGCCTTGCCGGGGGACGCCTCGACCACGAGGCGATCGACGGCGAGTTCCGCCTGCACGCGTCGTTACCATGGCCGTCATGA
- a CDS encoding patatin-like phospholipase family protein produces MTKALVLGGGGVTGIAWHLGLLCGLQRAGVPLGGADTIVGTSAGSVVGTLLAAGVDLEAAVAEQLREVAPRPGGGGGGGRGTGQFLAALAVLADPSVPPQQARAQVGAMALTAPTADEATYLSRMEPLIPVRDWPERDLRLVVVDAADGRDLVLDRASGATLLQAVSASCAVPGLMPPVTIGDARYMDGGVRLGAGADLAAGADHLVVIAPMAALSRDRIRAEMASTGAGKTLLVEPDEAALEAFGPNFMDPSRRPAAAGAGLRQGEALAEAVRAVWPA; encoded by the coding sequence GTGACGAAAGCTCTGGTTCTCGGCGGCGGTGGCGTGACCGGCATCGCCTGGCATCTCGGTCTTCTCTGCGGCCTGCAGCGCGCCGGTGTCCCGCTCGGCGGCGCCGACACGATCGTCGGCACGTCGGCGGGCTCGGTGGTCGGCACGCTGCTGGCGGCGGGTGTCGACCTGGAGGCCGCGGTGGCCGAGCAGCTCCGCGAGGTGGCGCCCCGCCCGGGCGGCGGCGGTGGCGGTGGCCGCGGCACCGGGCAGTTCCTCGCCGCGCTGGCGGTTCTGGCCGACCCGTCGGTGCCGCCGCAGCAGGCGCGGGCTCAGGTCGGCGCGATGGCTCTGACCGCGCCCACCGCGGACGAGGCCACCTATCTGTCCCGGATGGAGCCGCTGATCCCGGTGCGCGACTGGCCGGAGCGTGACCTGCGGCTGGTGGTGGTCGACGCGGCCGACGGCCGGGACCTGGTGCTGGACCGTGCCTCCGGCGCCACCCTGCTGCAGGCGGTGTCGGCGAGCTGCGCGGTGCCCGGTCTGATGCCGCCGGTCACCATCGGCGACGCCCGTTACATGGACGGGGGAGTGCGGCTGGGCGCCGGAGCGGACCTGGCCGCCGGCGCCGACCACCTCGTGGTGATCGCCCCGATGGCCGCGTTGAGCCGGGACCGGATCCGCGCCGAGATGGCGTCCACCGGCGCCGGCAAGACCCTGCTGGTCGAGCCGGACGAGGCCGCGCTGGAGGCGTTCGGGCCGAACTTCATGGACCCGTCGCGACGCCCGGCGGCGGCCGGGGCCGGGCTGCGCCAGGGCGAGGCGCTGGCCGAGGCGGTCCGCGCGGTCTGGCCCGCCTGA
- a CDS encoding VOC family protein — MERGRPPGPDPEGRPYRTYASFTDPDGNGWLLQQVTERLPGR, encoded by the coding sequence GTGGAGCGCGGCCGCCCGCCGGGACCGGACCCGGAGGGGCGCCCCTACCGCACCTACGCCTCGTTCACCGACCCGGACGGCAACGGCTGGCTGCTCCAGCAGGTCACCGAGCGCCTGCCCGGCCGCTGA
- a CDS encoding nuclear transport factor 2 family protein, with translation MHPFRSAVEARDAAAVEALLADDVVFVSPVAFPPYPGKAITAAILRGALRVFEDFRYVREIAGERDHALVFEATVGGKQVTGCDFLHLDEDGLIDEVMVMVRPLSGANALAEAMGAQFDQIRREAAAQA, from the coding sequence ATGCATCCGTTCCGTTCTGCCGTGGAGGCCCGTGACGCCGCCGCGGTCGAGGCCCTGCTCGCCGACGACGTCGTGTTCGTCAGCCCGGTCGCGTTCCCGCCCTATCCCGGCAAGGCGATCACCGCGGCGATCCTGCGCGGCGCGCTGCGGGTCTTCGAGGATTTCCGGTACGTCCGGGAGATCGCCGGCGAGCGTGACCACGCGCTCGTCTTCGAGGCCACGGTCGGCGGCAAGCAGGTGACCGGCTGCGACTTCCTGCATCTCGACGAGGACGGGCTGATCGACGAGGTGATGGTCATGGTCCGGCCGCTCTCCGGGGCGAACGCGCTGGCCGAGGCGATGGGCGCCCAGTTCGACCAGATCCGCCGGGAGGCCGCGGCGCAGGCCTGA
- a CDS encoding S1 family peptidase, with protein MFRNVVRVAVGLAVAAAAALFVASPAQAVLGGKLATSAPWAVRIYADGQPICTGAVVAPRWVITAAHCVQFDNTKITFRVGNLDQRRGKVVKRIPGRTYFASNADVALVQIPLVTVKPIALPVKTQKPLRVGSVLTVQGWGATCEPNEAKCQSNRLRQATVTVIKHSRNQCYMLAGTSDYCATKKSGLPVGGDSGGPALTRTKRGTAVLQGVLTDSDRRSTVAVAAATKLRPWIVKTINTKR; from the coding sequence TTGTTCAGGAACGTTGTCCGGGTCGCTGTCGGCCTTGCGGTTGCCGCCGCTGCCGCCCTCTTCGTCGCGTCGCCGGCGCAGGCCGTCCTCGGCGGCAAGCTCGCCACCAGCGCGCCGTGGGCGGTCCGGATCTATGCCGACGGCCAGCCGATCTGTACCGGCGCGGTCGTCGCCCCACGCTGGGTGATCACCGCGGCGCACTGCGTGCAGTTCGACAACACGAAGATCACGTTCCGGGTCGGCAACCTCGACCAGCGACGCGGCAAGGTCGTCAAGCGAATCCCCGGCCGCACCTACTTCGCGTCGAACGCCGACGTGGCTCTCGTCCAGATCCCGCTGGTGACGGTGAAGCCGATCGCGCTCCCGGTGAAGACCCAGAAGCCGCTGCGGGTCGGCTCGGTGCTGACCGTGCAGGGCTGGGGCGCCACGTGCGAGCCGAACGAGGCCAAGTGCCAGTCGAACCGTCTCCGCCAGGCCACCGTGACCGTCATCAAGCACAGTCGCAACCAGTGCTACATGCTCGCGGGCACGAGCGACTACTGCGCCACGAAGAAGTCCGGCCTCCCCGTCGGCGGCGACTCCGGTGGGCCGGCGCTGACCCGTACCAAGCGGGGCACCGCGGTGCTCCAGGGAGTCCTCACCGACTCGGACCGCCGGAGCACGGTAGCCGTAGCCGCCGCGACCAAGCTCCGCCCGTGGATCGTCAAGACCATCAATACCAAGCGCTGA
- a CDS encoding response regulator, with protein MTPPVRVLVVDDDALVRAGLTMMLDGAPGLAVVGEADDGDKVPAATDAHHPDVVLMDLRMPRVDGITATRRLRARPRPPEIIVLTTFDTDENILHALRAGASGFLLKDTPPARIAEAIRQVAAGEPILSPRITRRLMDRVSVQAGAYARATAVLAGLSPRERDVVVAIARGRSNAEIGAELDMTLATVKTHVSHVLTKLGLDNRTQIALLAHDAGLV; from the coding sequence ATGACGCCGCCGGTGCGTGTGCTCGTGGTCGACGACGACGCTCTGGTGCGCGCCGGGCTGACCATGATGCTCGACGGCGCGCCCGGCCTCGCCGTCGTCGGGGAGGCCGACGACGGCGACAAGGTCCCGGCCGCCACCGACGCCCACCACCCCGACGTGGTGCTGATGGACCTGCGGATGCCCCGCGTCGACGGCATCACCGCCACCCGGCGGCTGCGCGCCCGCCCCCGGCCGCCCGAGATCATCGTGCTGACCACGTTCGACACCGACGAGAACATCCTGCACGCGCTGCGCGCCGGGGCCAGCGGCTTCCTGCTGAAGGACACGCCGCCCGCCCGGATCGCCGAGGCCATCCGGCAGGTGGCAGCCGGCGAGCCGATCCTGTCCCCGCGGATCACCCGGCGGCTGATGGACCGGGTGTCCGTCCAGGCCGGGGCGTATGCGCGGGCCACCGCGGTGCTGGCCGGCCTCAGCCCCCGGGAACGGGACGTGGTCGTGGCGATCGCGCGCGGCCGGAGCAACGCGGAGATCGGCGCGGAGCTCGACATGACGCTGGCGACCGTGAAGACGCACGTGTCGCATGTGCTCACGAAGCTCGGGCTGGACAACCGGACGCAGATAGCGCTGCTCGCCCACGACGCGGGCCTGGTCTGA